The following coding sequences are from one Amblyraja radiata isolate CabotCenter1 chromosome 40, sAmbRad1.1.pri, whole genome shotgun sequence window:
- the LOC116967559 gene encoding zinc finger protein 239-like, with translation MTGHNKEKRYECDVCGKAWQYPSHLEVHRRVHTGERPFDCADCGKSFTCLSVLRVHQRVHTVERPFECSNCSKSFKTAHELERHRRVHTGEKPYGCSTCGTSFAWLSGLREHLWVHIGEKPHGCSTCGNSYGQLWRLREHRRVHSSERPFSCSVCGKGFKSCKTLKVHSRLHTGERPYTCSDCGKGFAHYSNLLSHQRTHTGERIRHRSPAVTSPPGGAPFARARHAGAARLARRRFNGRARAATGHLTLQPSAQAAPTPLFPLDAGGVRQWSQPMAEADPSRGRVSRRSRPRTCGSNPARRRNASPLL, from the exons atgacggggcacaacaaggagaagcgttatgagtgcgacgtgtgtggcaaagcCTGGCAGTACCCGAGCCATCTGGaggtccaccggcgggtgcacacaggagaacgTCCCTTTGATTGcgccgactgcggcaagagctttacctgTCTGTCGGTGCTGCGggtgcaccagcgggtgcacacggtAGAACGCCCCTTTGAATGCTCCAACTGCAgtaagagcttcaagacggcgcaTGAACTGGAGAGACACCGGCGAGTGcatacgggcgagaagccctatggctgctccacctgcgggacGAGCTTTGCctggttgtcggggctgcgggagcacctgtGGGTACACATAGGCGAGAAGCcccatggctgctccacctgtggcaataGCTATGGCCAGTTGTGGAGGCTGCgggagcaccggcgggtgcacagcagcgaGCGGCCCTTCTCCTGCTCcgtctgcggcaaaggcttcaagtcgtgcaagaccctgaaggtgcacagtcgcctgcacaccggggaacggccctacacctgcagtgactgcggcaagggcttcgcccATTAcagcaacctgctgtcccaccagcgcacccacaccggggagcgc ATTCGTCACCGCTCTCCTGCTGTCACGTCACCGCCCGGAGGCGCGCCCTTTGCGCGTGCACGTCACGCAGGCGCGGCCCGGCTCGCGCGGAGACGGTTTAACGGCCGCGCTCGCGCCGCCACCGGTCACCTGACGCTCCAACCGTCAGCGCAGGCCGCGCCCACCCCTCTGTTCCCATTGGATGCCGGCGGTGTCCGTCAGTGGTCTCAGCCAATGGCGGAGGCGGACCCGTCGAGGGGCCGTGTCTCCCGCAGGTCCCGCCCCCGGACATGCGGGTCCAATCCCGCGCGCAGGCGCAACGCGTCTCCGTTGCTCTag